The window ATTGGTCAGAAACAGAATGGAAACAGAGGATTGGTGGACAGATCCCCAATACCGGGCCTGCCCTAAATATCTGTGGTTCTTTGTGGCTCCTTCCACCAGTAATAAAAAAGGTGAAAGCAATCGTGTAGGTCAAAAATGCATTACCAAAGGTAGCGATTTTAAGTTGGAACTAAGCTGCCGTCCCGGTCAGGAAGCAGAGCTGAAACAGATTGTGGCTTACACTATTCTCTGGATAACCTTCGGTTCCATCGGTTCCCGCTCCACCCGCGCCGGGGGCTGCATGAAATACCTTGGCATTAAGGATATACAGGGTTCAGATGCAATATGCGGAGCATTTCAAGGTCTGAATGAGGCTTCCCTGCCTGAACTCTGGAGCAAAATTTCTCCACAACTCGGCGTAGAGCTATCAACACCCCCTTTCCGCCTGCTCTGGGATGACAGAATTCGTCCTACTGACAGCAATGCAGCCTTGGACTGGTTTGCAAATAAATGGAAAATCGTCCGTGCGGAACTGCGAAGCTCTGATAAAGGATTCTGGGGACTTCCATTTAAAGATAAAACTCCTACCCAATTAGAGGATAAGGACGGGAATACCATTAAGACTGAGCGCATGACCTCGCATATCCATCTACGTCCACTAAAAACCAAAGATGACGGAGTGTTCTACCCAGCAGCATTGGTCTTTGACCAACGGATGGTCTTGCAAGGGATTGACACTCAAGCTGGTAACGCAGCCCTTGATAAATACTTCTCGCACTCAATCAAATTCAATGGAGGTGAGCAATAATGGCCCATCTCGTAAAAATAGGCTTCGGCCCGGTGCATGGATTCATCACTGCTGCACGCAAACTGGAAGACCTCTGCTCCGGCAGCACCATGCTCAGCGAATTGATGAAGGGAGCGGCTGAAAAACAGGAGAAAGACCTTATATATCCGGTACTGCCCTCCAGCGATTCCAAGGCGAATATGCCTAACATCATGCTCTTGAAGACTGAATCCAATCCGAAAGAGCTTGCGGAATCAATTATTTCCGGCATTAAGGACCAATTCTGCGAACAGGTGGAAAAGGCCGTCAAATCGCAAAAGCTGGAAGTTGAAAGCGACTTGCTGAATGCTGTTATTGAACGGCAGACTTCAGAATTCGTGGAAACAGTTTGGAGCGCAGTGGAGCTGGGAGCATCCTTTGAAAACTCCCTTGCCGAGCTGAATATGCGTTTCGATGCTGCAAAGCGGACCCGTATGTTCTCCCAGAACGAAGAACCGGGTATGAAATGCACCTTGCAGACCAACCTTTCAGCCCTTACGCCGAAATTTGAGAAAGGAAACCCGGACCAAAACACCAAAAGATGGTGGAAGGGACTCGAAAACCGGGACATGTACACATACGAAGGGCGAGCTCTTAAAAATTCAAGCAAACTCAGCCAAAAAGGAGAACGCTTTTCCTCCGTCGGACTGGCTAAACGAGTTAAAGCCCGCATAGAAGATGAAACGCATCACTTTCCGTCCACTCATGCGATCGCTACTGCCATGTGGCGCAAGCGGATTATTGAAAAAAGCGGACATGAGAAATACGAAACTTCTGTGTTCATCTCATTCTTCGAAAAATGGAATGAACTTGAAGCGAGTGGCGACATCGAATTCAACACAGTTCCTGAAGATGTTATTCCGGCACTGCCTGAGCTGGTAAAATCCATCAAAACAGCTCCCGAAATTCTGAAAATGCTACTGACTTGCGAAGCTCAATGCTTCCGCAAGACTGAATTTCGTAAAGGGACAGCCAGCAAAGACCCCATCTCCAAGGAGCGGGGAGAGCTAGTATCTTGCGCTAAAGATATCGGTGCGGGCACACCTCCTGGCCACTTTGTCCTGCTTTCTGCGGATGGTGATTCCATGGGGCGTTTTGTGGATGCCTGTAAAAGCGTAGAGAAACTTACTGAGCTAAGTAGCAAGTTGAAGAATTTCTCGGAACAAGCAATCAAGACTATCGAATCGCCGGAAGTCTGCGGCCGGGTTATTTATGCCGGTGGTGATGATGTGCTGGCGGTCATGCCCGTAGATGCTGCAATTCAAGCAGCGTGTACCCTGCGACGCGACTATGCCGAGAAACTGAAAGGGATCACGTACACCGAGAATGGCGAGCAGATTCCGGCAACTCTGAGTGCCGCCCTGCTTTTTGCTCCGGATAACTATCCGCTGCACCGCTTGCTGGATAACGCTGAAGCTACCCTCAACACTAAAGCCAAGGCTGCAAATAAAGATGCTCTGGCAATCACCGTATACAAAGGGAATGATGAAGTCAGCGCAACAGTCCTGCCTACAGAATTAAATAGCTGGAAATTCGATACCTGGGCAGAAGGATTGGAATCCCTGTTCAACGAAAAGAAACTCTCATCAAAAACCATGTACGACCTGCACCATGACCTGTTGATCATGGAAAGCGGTAAAAGCTGCGATCCTGAACTGATCAAATCAGTGGTCTTGAGCAGAATCGCCACCAACCGAGAATTAGATGAAGCCGACATGAAACTGGTTCAGGAGAAGCTCGAAGAGTTTTTCACTGCGGGAGTTATGGACTTCCGCAACAGTCCACCATCATTCATAGCCGCAACCCTGATCAGCCTACGCAACATCTGGAGGATGCAATGTTTGTAGAAATAAGCCCTCTCGATACAATCTTCTGCCGGGATAGCCGCAGCTTCGGCATGGATGAAGCTCATGCCGTGGATTCTGTTTTTCCACCGCCACCTTCAGTCATGTTTGGAGCTATGCGCGGAAGTATTTTCATCACCCAGAACTTCGGCAACCTGAAACGGGACAATGGATTCAAGCACAGCTGGCCCGCATGGTTCGGCGATACAGAATCCTCCGGAGATCTCTTCCAGAAAGGTCCGCTGCCTGTAATAGACGGAAAGACAATGTTCCCCCTGCCACTGGACGGATTTCTTGAAGAGCAGGATTCAACAGAATACGGCTTCATGCCTTTCCAGCTGCTGAAGAATAATGCTTCAGCCTCCAATCTAAATCTTGAATTCACGCTCGTCCCGCCAAAAGGCAAGAGGCTGCCCAAGCAGTCAGATATCATGTGGATCAGTGCGGATTCGCTCAGTGAGTACCTTAACTCTGGTTCATTGCCGCTATTGCAGAAAGAAGCTGATATTTATCCGCAAGATGAACTTTGGACTCCTGAACACCGCACCAATGTCGGCATCGATCCTGACACAAATGCTGGAAAAGATTCCATCCTGTTTTCCTTAAAACATGTGCGCATGAATACGAAACGCAAGGCCAAGCTGCTCTGCGAATGGGGCAGCAATGATGAGGGAGCATCTAGAATTCTGCAAGGAATCATCGACGAGAAAAGTAATTCACTTTCCGTGGCAGGCGAAAGGAGAACCGCGTCCGTCACCGCTACAAAACTACAGTGGCCTGCGTCCCCTTCAAACAAACTGACACCGGACAAAGATGGTAACATCTCATTTCGGTTGTATCTGGCAACTCCGGCATACTTCGAAAAAGGCTGGAGACCAACTTCCGATCAAAATAAAGAATGCACCATTAAAAGTTGTACTGGCCAAGTTAGAGCAACCTTGTTGGCTGCGGCTGTAGGCAAACCGTTCTATCTGGGCGGATATGACATTCAAAAGAAACAACAAAGACCGGCAAGGAGCTTTGTCCCTGCTGGCAGCGTCTATCATTTCAAAGCCAAAGCGGATCAACTAGATAATATCATCAAACTGAACGGTCAGGTAGTCGGTGATGACGACTTCCTGAAAGCGCAGGGCTTCGGCCTTTGTTTCGTTGGAAAACCTTCTTCAGGTATACAGGAGTAATCAATGTTTACCGAATCCAATATACTCATGTACAGATGTGTAACTCCCCTTCACTGCGGAGCAACCGAAGCCGGAGACGGCATAGACCTGCCAGTCGTCCGCGAACGTTACACCAATTTCCCAATTATACCGTCCACCTCAATCAAAGGTGTCTGGCGCGATATCTGCCAGCGTAGTGAAGCGTGGAAGGATGATGTGATAGCAGCATTCGGCCCGGACTCTCAAGAAGCGGACAAAAAGAATGCCGGACTGCTCGGCTTTGTGGATGCCCAGATTCTGTATCTACCGGTCAGAGCGAGCGTGCGAACTTTCTTCCTGATAACCTGCCCTCTCCAGATAAACAGATTCAATGAGGCCAGAGAGAAAAAAGGACTCTCGCCCTATATTATTAAAGAACAGTGCGAAAACGAAACAATAATATCAGAAACCCTAAGCGATATAAAAGAACTCTATCTTGAAGATATCAAACTGAATGCAGAACACAAAACACTCGACCTGCCCACAGATGGAATTCCTGCGCACTTAACATCCAGACTAGCTCTGGTCTCTGATAGCACATTCGAATGGTTTGCATCCAACGCTATGGAAATCCGCGCCCACAACAAACTCACCGAGTCCAAAAAATCTGACAACCTCTGGTACGCAGAATATGTTCCTGCGGAAAGTGTCTTTTTCGGCCAGCTGTTGGAAAGCCCTCCATTCAGAGCTTCAGAAGAGGAAACAACAGGGAAATATTCCTCCAAATTAATGAAAACGGAACCACATTTTTTCCAAATCGGTGGCAACGAATCCACCGGTCATGGACTGATGCAAATAACCGCCATAAATCAGGACTAAGGTGGCAAAGATGATTAGCAAAGAAAATACTCTTGCAGAAAGGTCTTTCAAATTCATCAACGGCATTAAAGACACCGATAATGCTGCGGACATAAGAACTGAACTGGAAGGACTGCCCGCAAAGATTAAAATTAACGGACTGACTCAGACTATAATATATCTGCTTGAAAAATCCAAAAAGGATAAAAACGACACCGAGCAGAATGATCGTTACCTGCTGGGCATAGAAATAGTTGAATATCTGGCTGGCAAACAAGTGAGCGACCATCCCAAAGAAGCCTTCAAGCTTTGCAAAAGCAATCTGCGCCACACCACTGTTGAAGCTACCACCTATATTGCATGGCTGAAACGTATGGCCAAAGCTCTTATTGAGAAAAAACCAACTTCCAATGGAGGTCAAAACGAGGGTAGCCATGCAAGCTAATCTTCAAACTATCCACCCATCACTGCTACTGCACAAACTTGGGCTCCACGTACTGACCTATGACGAGTTTGACCGCGACACGCTGAAAATAGGTAAACCAGAAAACGGTGGCTATATCGGCGATAAAAGGACCGTGCTGGATGAACTTGTAAAATCTGTTCAGGATGGAGACTTCCGAAATACGTACAATGATTTCTACACACAGTGGCAGAACTACTTAAAAGAACGCGCACTCGTTTTAGAGGCTAAAACTGGCGCAAGATTTATATCCGGCCTGAGTTATGGTGCCGCAATGCATATTGGCTTCTCTCTACATCATACCTATGGAGTTCCATATATTCCCGGCTCAACAGTGAAAGGGGCATGCAAAGCTATCGCAAAGCAGGAAGCCCTTGAAATGGAACAAGCTGAACAAGATGCAGAGCTAGCGTTAATACAGCGGATATACGGTGATGAAAACACAAATGGTAAAGCTGTTTTCCTTGATGTCTTCCCGCAACCATTATCAAAAAAAATATCTCTCATGCTGGATCTTGATGTCATCACTCCTCATCACACTAAAGCCAACGCAGATGAAGCAGGTTATGAAACAGCCCCGGACATTGAAGAACCAGTCCCGGTGGAATTTGCCGTTGTCCCTGAAGGGATGACTTATTGCTTCGGCTTCATCTGCCCTAATGAAGCCGATAGAGAAATTGTAACCAAACACTGGCAAACAGCATGCGATGAAGGATTTGGAGCAAAAACATCTAGTGGATATGGTTCTTTTATACCGCAGGAACAGAAAGAAGAAAAACAGGAAGAAATCTCGCCGAAAACTATCCTAAAAGATTTTAAAATGAGGGTAGAAAGCAACAAAAGCGGATTAAACAATATGCTTTCTGGATTCGTAGACCAAATCTACAGCGAGTCCACTCCAGAAGAAATCAAAAAGGAAATGGCAGCCCTACTAGTAAAAAGACTAAGCCCTAAAAAACTTAAGCAGAAAGTAAAAAAAGGCAACAAAACAGCAATAAGACTTGACCAGATATTAAGATCATAAAGTAAGAGCCGCAGAAGAATATATAATCTGCGGCTTTTTTTTAGTTTTCTATCCACGATAAAAAACAGTCATACAACTTCAAGAACTCTAAACAAGGAGTATTCTGAATCGCCACCAATTTACCAGAATATCTACAAAAATAGAGGCTATTCACAAACTTATTAATATAGAAAAAAATCTACCTTTAAGGGTTCTCTAAATTTCGAAGGAAAATGAATTCTATTTCATTAACCCTACAAGTTCTCATGATAAAGAAAATTCAAGACTTAATTGAATTAAACATATAAGCAAAAAAAGAATCAACGTGATACAGAAATTTATCCCCCGCACGATGGAGACACAACATGGAAGTATTAATTGTAACCGCTCTAACTGAAGAACACCAAGTAGTTACTGCTGTTCTAAATGAAAAGGCAACCTTCATCGGTCAAGATATCAACCAAGTCGGGCTATACGACTTCAACCTTAATGGCGAAAGCTCTTGTCGTATTGGAATATGCTGTGCACACCAAATGGGTGCAACCAAAATGGGTGCTTTTGTTGCCCCCTTATTTATGGAGTTGATGCCCAAAACCACTGTATTAATAGGTATTGCTGCCGCTGTTAATCAGTCAGACACCAAGCTTGGAGATGTTCCATATTCAAGCCATGTCCTGAGCTATGATGATATTGCAGTAGAAAATGGTATAATGACATTTAGATCAGAAGGGTATCAAACGAGCCCCGAAATGCGAAAAGCTGTGGGACTATTTCGAAGCTCTGTAATTACTTACGCACCTTGGAGATCTGAATGCGTTAATGTTATTCATAAAGTAATTGTTAGTTTAAATAAATTGCGCAAGCCACAAATCATCTCACCCCAAGCTCTTGAGGAACCCCATTTAGTTGTCGAAGTCACCGCAGGTGGACCTTTTCTAATTCGGGATGCAGTATTTCGTGATACACTGAAAAAAATACCCACTGATGGTACTATAAAAACAGAAAATTCAGTACATCCTAAGCTGGTATCAGTAGAAATGGAATCCCATGGATTTATGAATGCAGCCCATGAGCACGGCATACCAGCATACGTCATGAAAGGAATTAGCGATGATGGTGATGAGAAAAAAAGTGCGCTAGAAAAAGAGACGGGAGGCTTCTACCGTGCATATGCCTCTTCAAATGCCGTGTTAGCAGTTCTTCATATTTTGCAATGCAATCTTCAAATAACTAACACTAACCAGCTTGAGTCAAAAGATGAAAAGCAAATAAGCAAAATTGATGCTGGAAATCAGAAAAAATGTCGCGAAAAATCAGGAACAGTTAAATCTCGCCCAGATAACATTGAGCCTTTCCAAATATGGGACAACAGAGCAATGGTATCTTTGGGCCCTTACAGCGAGGAACGCCACTGCCTTTTCAATTGTCCATTTTGCTATGTTAATTCTTCCTATTTGTCATTTAGACGTAAAGACGTACGAGGAATCATAGATTGGCTGAAAAGCCATAAAGGAGAATTTGACATTGTCTATATTAGTGGCGACACAGATTCTTTTGCTGGAAAATCCCGACAAAAGGAAGCAGTAGAACTTATTGAAGCAATTGAATATGAATTCGATGTTGAAATCATGATAACTACACGGGCAATCATTGAAAATGATAACCTTGAGCGACTGAAAATTGTAAAGCAAAAGCTAAAACAAAAAGGTCTAAATTTCTATGCTTGTGTAAGTATAAGTCAATTAAATCAGAAAGAGGATTTAGAACCTAAGCCCATACCATCTGTGAATAAACGGATAGAACAGCTTGAACGATTTAAAAAAGCTGGGATGAAAACAATCCTTGCAATGAGACCATTTTTGCCAGTGGTTCCTGATGAGGACTATCTGGGCATTTTGGAACTATGCAAACCTCACATTGATATCGTTTTAGGAAAGGAATGGTACGCTGACAATCTTGGACTTATGGATAATGCTATTAGCTGTGGTCGCCCATTAAAATACCCCTCCACTGTAAAAAGAATGAATTTCGATACGAATATTGCCTTGTGGAAAGTGTATTCCCCCAAAGAATTAAAAAGGAAAATAAGAGATTGGTGCGACCAATCCGACATTCCATTCTTCATGACTAGCCGTCCT of the Marinifilum sp. JC120 genome contains:
- the cmr1 gene encoding type III-B CRISPR module RAMP protein Cmr1, which encodes MPRIKVELSAEFITPCFGGTVSSNTSVSYPAELREPSIRGQIRWWMRACGMDRKAVDRIMGSTDSGQSLVRFRKKALVRNRMETEDWWTDPQYRACPKYLWFFVAPSTSNKKGESNRVGQKCITKGSDFKLELSCRPGQEAELKQIVAYTILWITFGSIGSRSTRAGGCMKYLGIKDIQGSDAICGAFQGLNEASLPELWSKISPQLGVELSTPPFRLLWDDRIRPTDSNAALDWFANKWKIVRAELRSSDKGFWGLPFKDKTPTQLEDKDGNTIKTERMTSHIHLRPLKTKDDGVFYPAALVFDQRMVLQGIDTQAGNAALDKYFSHSIKFNGGEQ
- the cas10 gene encoding type III-B CRISPR-associated protein Cas10/Cmr2, with protein sequence MAHLVKIGFGPVHGFITAARKLEDLCSGSTMLSELMKGAAEKQEKDLIYPVLPSSDSKANMPNIMLLKTESNPKELAESIISGIKDQFCEQVEKAVKSQKLEVESDLLNAVIERQTSEFVETVWSAVELGASFENSLAELNMRFDAAKRTRMFSQNEEPGMKCTLQTNLSALTPKFEKGNPDQNTKRWWKGLENRDMYTYEGRALKNSSKLSQKGERFSSVGLAKRVKARIEDETHHFPSTHAIATAMWRKRIIEKSGHEKYETSVFISFFEKWNELEASGDIEFNTVPEDVIPALPELVKSIKTAPEILKMLLTCEAQCFRKTEFRKGTASKDPISKERGELVSCAKDIGAGTPPGHFVLLSADGDSMGRFVDACKSVEKLTELSSKLKNFSEQAIKTIESPEVCGRVIYAGGDDVLAVMPVDAAIQAACTLRRDYAEKLKGITYTENGEQIPATLSAALLFAPDNYPLHRLLDNAEATLNTKAKAANKDALAITVYKGNDEVSATVLPTELNSWKFDTWAEGLESLFNEKKLSSKTMYDLHHDLLIMESGKSCDPELIKSVVLSRIATNRELDEADMKLVQEKLEEFFTAGVMDFRNSPPSFIAATLISLRNIWRMQCL
- the cmr4 gene encoding type III-B CRISPR module RAMP protein Cmr4, with product MFTESNILMYRCVTPLHCGATEAGDGIDLPVVRERYTNFPIIPSTSIKGVWRDICQRSEAWKDDVIAAFGPDSQEADKKNAGLLGFVDAQILYLPVRASVRTFFLITCPLQINRFNEAREKKGLSPYIIKEQCENETIISETLSDIKELYLEDIKLNAEHKTLDLPTDGIPAHLTSRLALVSDSTFEWFASNAMEIRAHNKLTESKKSDNLWYAEYVPAESVFFGQLLESPPFRASEEETTGKYSSKLMKTEPHFFQIGGNESTGHGLMQITAINQD
- the cmr5 gene encoding type III-B CRISPR module-associated protein Cmr5; the encoded protein is MISKENTLAERSFKFINGIKDTDNAADIRTELEGLPAKIKINGLTQTIIYLLEKSKKDKNDTEQNDRYLLGIEIVEYLAGKQVSDHPKEAFKLCKSNLRHTTVEATTYIAWLKRMAKALIEKKPTSNGGQNEGSHAS
- the cmr6 gene encoding type III-B CRISPR module RAMP protein Cmr6, whose protein sequence is MEVKTRVAMQANLQTIHPSLLLHKLGLHVLTYDEFDRDTLKIGKPENGGYIGDKRTVLDELVKSVQDGDFRNTYNDFYTQWQNYLKERALVLEAKTGARFISGLSYGAAMHIGFSLHHTYGVPYIPGSTVKGACKAIAKQEALEMEQAEQDAELALIQRIYGDENTNGKAVFLDVFPQPLSKKISLMLDLDVITPHHTKANADEAGYETAPDIEEPVPVEFAVVPEGMTYCFGFICPNEADREIVTKHWQTACDEGFGAKTSSGYGSFIPQEQKEEKQEEISPKTILKDFKMRVESNKSGLNNMLSGFVDQIYSESTPEEIKKEMAALLVKRLSPKKLKQKVKKGNKTAIRLDQILRS